The following nucleotide sequence is from Chryseobacterium sp. CY350.
GTGCGTAGTATTTTGAGCTTCATCCAGAATTACAAATGCGTCATCAAGAGTTCTCCCTCTCATGAAAGCAAGCGGAGCAACCTCAATTACCTTTTTTTCCATGAAACCTTCCAGTTTCTCATGCGGAATCATATCCCGAAGTGCATCATATAAAGGCTGTAAATAAGGATCAAGTTTTTCTTTAAGATCACCCGGCAAAAACCCAAGACTTTCCCCTGCTTCAACGGCCGGTCTTGTTAATACAATCCTTTTCACCTCTTTATCTCGTAAAGCTTTTGCTGCTAAAGCGACACTCGTATATGTTTTACCTGTTCCTGCCGGTCCGATGGCGAAAACCATATCTTTTTTCTCGGTTTCTTTCACAAGTCTTTTAAGATTGGTAGTTTTTGCCTTTATTATTTTTCCGTTGACACCTTTTACGATGATGTCCTGATCAAAAACGAGATGTTTTTCATTTTCATCTTTAAGATTAAGAAAG
It contains:
- a CDS encoding PhoH family protein — protein: MFELTYDLEGIDAKNFYGVNNQYFNLIKSSFPTLKITGRDHHIFAMGNQEALDIFKLKLDDIVSFISKNNSIGLKDVENFLNLKDENEKHLVFDQDIIVKGVNGKIIKAKTTNLKRLVKETEKKDMVFAIGPAGTGKTYTSVALAAKALRDKEVKRIVLTRPAVEAGESLGFLPGDLKEKLDPYLQPLYDALRDMIPHEKLEGFMEKKVIEVAPLAFMRGRTLDDAFVILDEAQNTTHAQMKMFLTRMGMNAKFIITGDPTQIDLPPKQHSGLKEAMRILKDVKEIGFVYLTEEDVVRHPVVKKIILAYNEEDKRSKE